One genomic window of Lytechinus variegatus isolate NC3 chromosome 1, Lvar_3.0, whole genome shotgun sequence includes the following:
- the LOC121415414 gene encoding 12S rRNA N4-methylcytidine methyltransferase-like yields MTFGGGGHTQELIKSAPGIKVYGLDRDPFAYELAEKLSLHYRGQLCPLLGKFSEVKDLLSEKDISDVDGILIDAGCSSLQFDTPERGFSISQDGPLDMRMDANRIPSQPTAADVVNSLDHATLTQILRTYGEESKAKRIAEAIIDYRANFRIFSSTSELATVVACCHTHRDAKSNRDKLGRHAHTATKTFQALRIFVNNELNELAMAMESAWDLLKPGGKLAVLTFHSLEDRVVKRSLQGRHVSERGNSLRQKRMMVSSADSGIQKWEIVKRKELTAGDEEISLNPRARSAKLRTAIKL; encoded by the exons ATGACATTTGGTGGAGGTGGACATACGCAAGAACTGATTAAATCTGCTCCAGGAATCAAAGTTTATGGTCTTGATAGAGATCCTTTTGCTTATGAGCTTGCAGAGAAACTTAGTCTGCATTACAG GGGTCAGCTGTGTCCGTTGCTTGGAAAGTTTAGTGAGGTTAAGGATCTTCTTTCTGAGAAGGACATCTCTGATGTGGATGGAATACTGATTGATGCAGGATGTTCATCCCTTCAGTTTGACACTCCAGAGAGAGGATTCTCTATCAGTCAGGATGGACCTCTTGATATGAGAATGGATGCAAACAG aatCCCTTCACAACCTACTGCAGCTGATGTTGTAAACTCATTAGACCATGCCACTCTCACTCAGATATTGCGCACATACGGAGAAGAATCAAAAGCCAAAAGAATTGCTGAGGCAATCATAGACTACCGAGCAAACTTCAGAATTTTTTCTTCTACTTCGGAACTTGCAACGGTGGTTGCATGTTGTCACACCCATAGGGATGCAAAGAGCAATCGAGACAAGCTTGGACGGCACGCACATACCGCTACCAAGACCTTTCAAGCATTGAGGATATTTGTGAACAATGAGCTTAATGAACTCGCTATGGCAATGGAGTCAGCATGGGATCTCTTAAAACCTGGTGGAAAATTAGCTGTTCTGACCTTTCACTCATTGGAAGACAGAGTTGTTAAGAGATCGCTTCAGGGGAGACATGTATCTGAGAGAGGGAACTCATTGCGTCAAAAGAGGATGATGGTGTCTTCTGCAGATAGTGGTATACAGAAGTGGGAAATAGTCAAGAGAAAAGAACTGACTGCAGGCGATGAAGAAATCAGTTTGAACCCCAGAGCAAGATCAGCTAAGCTCAGAACTGCCATTAAGCTGTAA